The following proteins come from a genomic window of Phaeodactylum tricornutum CCAP 1055/1 chromosome 19, whole genome shotgun sequence:
- a CDS encoding predicted protein has protein sequence MSASLRNDAMRRAAQLRDDNEDDSFDNEDLGPAFSGQLPRSTNVIPPYQQSLAVTDCGRIRPPTSQQLHHSTAEGTMRAMAHPMAASEPSMNSTKSSNTADLASTARQEWRKHGTGRTQALEDKRYAHATQNPHHFVVRVVSAEKRSDLSNATFTTYVIRVIQNQQEILVEHRYSDFAKLHALCQTHNVATPGDACFPAKHWAGRIGNWTPSITWAPDKHDDLVSFRTIQLDIWLVHLLEQYNAETLPPILAQAVFEFLAAPDKLPCERENDTSASGDRWKWNNPVSFTLGSSIRQATRTVQYMCHGNMSETDQAIPLDLLQQAKGLVFMTVFKAGFVVSGRLGTGLVIARLEDSFSGEGGPAWSAPAAVGTVGMGWGALVGGDVTHYLIVLTTTKAVKDICGSNSIQLGAELGVAVGPVGRGATSHLQTGDWTLHPAYAYAHSQGLFVGLSLEGSVVRIRNDVNSKFYGQPVDAGLVMQQKGPKAAEPLYQALEEATQIPVRDGAFRPSDYFSPPPKGAPTPRTSNTSRTPFRPPIDGRYNNLCSTSTPTSTSFC, from the coding sequence ATGTCGGCGTCGCTACGGAACGATGCGATGCGTCGAGCGGCGCAACTGCGagacgacaacgaggacgatAGTTTCGATAACGAAGACCTTGGCCCCGCCTTCTCCGGCCAGCTACCACGTTCGACGAACGTGATACCACCTTACCAGCAGTCGTTGGCGGTGACGGATTGTGGTAGGATCAGGCCTCCTACTTCTCAGCAATTGCACCACTCGACTGCGGAGGGCACAATGCGTGCAATGGCACACCCCATGGCGGCGTCGGAACCCTCCATGAATTCCACCAAGAGCAGCAATACCGCCGATCTCGCATCTACGGCTCGACAGGAATGGCGTAAACACGGGACGGGGCGTACTCAAGCCCTGGAAGACAAGCGGTACGCGCACGCCACTCAGAATCCACACCATTTCGTGGTGCGTGTGGTTTCTGCGGAAAAGCGTTCCGATTTGAGCAACGCCACTTTTACGACATACGTAATTCGGGTCATTCAGAATCAGCAGGAAATTTTAGTGGAGCACCGGTATTCGGATTTTGCCAAACTGCACGCATTGTGTCAAACTCACAACGTGGCGACGCCGGGGGACGCGTGCTTCCCGGCCAAGCATTGGGCCGGTCGAATAGGGAACTGGACACCTTCCATTACGTGGGCACCAGATAAGCACGACGATCTGGTTTCCTTTCGAACAATTCAACTTGATATTTGGCTCGTGCATCTTTTAGAACAGTACAACGCCGAAACGTTACCACCCATTTTAGCGCAGGCGGTCTTTGAATTTCTGGCTGCCCCCGACAAGCTGCCCTGCGAACGCGAGAATGACACGTCAGCTTCAGGAGATCGTTGGAAATGGAATAATCCCGTGTCCTTCACACTAGGTTCATCCATTCGGCAAGCCACACGGACGGTGCAATACATGTGTCACGGAAACATGTCGGAAACGGACCAAGCTATCcctttggatttgttgcaaCAAGCGAAGGGGCTAGTGTTCATGACAGTTTTTAAGGCGGGCTTTGTGGTGTCAGGCCGATTAGGGACAGGCTTGGTCATTGCACGATTAGAAGACTCGTTTTCGGGCGAAGGAGGCCCCGCATGGAGTGCACCAGCAGCCGTTGGTACAGTCGGGATGGGTTGGGGCGCCTTGGTTGGTGGGGATGTGACGCATTATCTTATTGTTCTGACAACTACCAAAGCAGTCAAAGATATTTGTGGGTCCAATTCGATCCAATTGGGAGCCGAGTTGGGAGTTGCTGTCGGTCCTGTTGGAAGGGGTGCAACCTCGCACCTACAAACGGGCGATTGGACCTTACATCCGGCTTACGCCTACGCCCACTCCCAAGGATTGTTTGTCGGTCTGAGTCTAGAAGGTTCCGTTGTTCGAATTCGAAACGACGTGAATTCCAAATTTTACGGCCAACCGGTCGATGCTGGGCTCGTAATGCAGCAGAAGGGCCCAAAGGCGGCCGAGCCCCTATACCAAGCCTTGGAGGAAGCGACTCAAATTCCTGTACGGGACGGCGCCTTTCGCCCCAGTGATTATTTTTCTCCACCTCCCAAAGGAGCCCCTACGCCCAGGACCAGCAACACTTCGAGAACACCATTCCGGCCGCCTATTGATGGGAGGTACAACAATTTATGCTCCACATCGACACCCACGAGTACATCGTTTTGTTGA
- a CDS encoding predicted protein, with product MSAAFSHRANKRRRKRTHPFHHATAAEERFLQQAIQNSKLDQGRDGTLEVPWAPTFYPTVQDFEGNMIHFVEKIRPVAERYGICKIVPPDGWNPPCQVDRNTRKKFQTKRQLLHRLQEGISFDDGVDYTPKEYQRMASERTQEWKALNYPDHDLLSRHADVVQEDAQRAKLFRPENLERDYWDIVETHTRPVTVDYGNDVDTEEFGSGFPLSQRGRSVYGTKKLEKMDLPEPTFGSEDYYKETWWNLNNIPCAPDSVLRHVKVGINGINVPWMYYGSLFTTFCWHNEDNYLYSINYNHRGAPKLWYGVPGQSKQTADGLEKVFKSFLSMKMRDVPDLLHHITTMFSPRLLQNALVPVYKLLQHEGEFIITFPRAFHGGFSLGPNVGEAVNFATHDWIAYGSDANERYRSFARPAVFSHDRLTFTMANHLQEQKAYSTCKLLLIELKRVVEEELRLRAKLLGEGVRDVSKIISLPKNRLDQLDENSANYDDKRLCHGCKHVCFFSAVACECSQSKVSCLRHSHYMCRCATERKYFMIWSDDEELKSTMERVRNHCEVLKIKEGCTDEALAQCKDLSASQEPLPTMAPGAERDLAIHKNHEISTAEFLTETYRFNPPMSASFKEESRSVATTVDSDASSGCMIDEVAFAEADENEIEVVGVRGGVGPTV from the exons ATGAGTGCAGCCTTTAGTCACCGTGCCAACAAACGCCGCCGCAAGCGGACGCATCCGTTCCACCACGCCACGGCGGCGGAGGAACGCTTTCTCCAACAGGCCATCCAAAATTCCAAGCTCGATCAGGGACGGGACGGAACGCTCGAAGTGCCCTGGGCACCCACCTTTTATCCCACCGTACAAGATTTCGAAGGCAACATGATTCATTTCGTCGAAAAGATTCGGCCTGTGGCGGAACGCTACGGGATCTGCAAGATCGTGCCTCCGGACGGATGGAATCCTCCCTGTC AGGTGGATCGCAATACGAGAAAGAAATTTCAAACCAAGCGACAGTTGCTACATCGTCTCCAAGAAGGAATCAGTTTCGACGATGGCGTCGACTATACACCAAAGGAGTACCAACGCATGGCCAGTGAACGGACCCAGGAATGGAAGGCTCTCAACTACCCTGATCACGATCTACTCTCCCGGCACGCGGACGTAGTCCAGGAGGATGCCCAGCGCGCCAAGCTCTTTCGTCCGGAAAACCTGGAGCGGGATTACTGGGACATTGTGGAAACCCATACACGCCCGGTTACGGTGGACTACGGGAACGATGTCGACACGGAAGAGTTCGGGTCGGGCTTTCCTCTTTCGCAGCGCGGACGGTCCGTGTACGGCACCAAGAAACTGGAAAAGATGGATCTACCGGAACCTACATTTGGTAGCGAAGATTACTACAAAGAAACGTGGTGGAATCTCAATAACATTCCCTGCGCACCGGATAGCGTGCTACGCCACGTCAAGGTTGGTATCAACGGAATCAATGTTCCCTGGATGTATTACGGATCACTATTTACCACGTTTTGCTGGCACAACGAGGACAATTACCTCTACAGCATAAATTACAATCACCGTGGCGCCCCCAAACTGTGGTACGGCGTACCTGGACAGAGTAAACAAACTGCGGATGGTTTGGAGAAAGTGTTCAAGAGCTTTTTGTCCATGAAGATGCGTGATGTACCGGATTTGCTCCACCACATCACTACCATGTTCAGTCCTAGACTCTTGCAGAATGCGCTGGTCCCCGTCTACAAGCTTCTACAGCACGAAGGTGAATTCATCATCACCTTTCCCCGGGCTTTTCATGGGGGGTTTAGCCTAGGTCCGAACGTGGGCGAAGCGGTCAACTTTGCCACTCACGACTGGATTGCCTACGGTTCGGATGCGAACGAGCGGTACCGTTCCTTCGCTCGTCCGGCCGTCTTTTCACACGATCGCCTGACCTTTACTATGGCCAATCATCTACAAGAACAAAAAGCATATTCCACTTGCAAGCTGCTCTTGATTGAACTGAAACGTGTGGTCGAGGAAGAGTTGCGTTTGCGGGCCAAGCTACTGGGGGAGGGTGTCCGGGATGTGTCCAAGATTATATCTTTGCCGAAGAATCGTCTCGATCAGTTGGACGAAAATAGCGCCAACTACGACGACAAACGTTTGTGTCACGGCTGCAAACATGTATGCTTCTTCTCGGCCGTTGCCTGCGAGTGCAGTCAATCAAAAGTGAGCTGTCTGCGACACAGTCACTACATGTGTCGGTGTGCGACGGAGCGCAAATACTTCATGATTTGGAGCGATGACGAGGAGCTCAAATCGACGATGGAGCGGGTACGCAATCACTGCGAGGTACTCAAGATCAAGGAAGGATGCACTGACGAAGCGTTAGCGCAGTGCAAAGATCTTTCCGCCAGTCAAGAACCTCTTCCCACAATGGCCCCTGGCGCTGAGCGGGACTTGGCGATTCACAAAAACCATGAAATTTCAACTGCGGAGTTCTTGACCGAGACGTACCGTTTCAACCCTCCAATGAGTGCCAGCTTCAAGGAAGAATCAAGGTCGGTGGCGACGACTGTTGATTCCGATGCATCTTCAGGTTGCATGATTGATGAAGTGGCCTTTGCCGAagcggacgaaaacgagatTGAAGTTGTGGGCGTTCGCGGGGGCGTAGGTCCGACTGTCTAG
- a CDS encoding predicted protein has translation MSALPPNLDFAATEVEICAKWKQESTFQTQDKLSLDRGDEEFTFYDGPPFATGLPHYGHILAGTIKDTVTRYAAMSGKHVSRRAGWDCHGLPVEYEIDQKLNITHRDQVLEMGIDKYNATCRSIVTRYTAEWESTVTRLGRWIDFENDYKTMDPSFMESVWWVFRQLFDKNLVYQGYKVMPYSTACTTPLSNFEAGLNYKDVKDPAVVVSFPILGEPQEVSFVAWTTTPWTLPSNLALCVNPAMEYVQILDKATNHSFILAKSRLAQLYPIMNNKKKWKPEKAAELYELQATMPGTALVGKRYQPLFDFFQGEPGSENYWQVVSDSYVTDDAGTGVVHQAPAFGEDDYRVCLAHGIIAKGGEVPCPVDADGNFVDLIAPVKGMHVKAADEILIQLVKDSGRLVQKDVLLHSYPFCWRSDTPLIYKAVPSWFVKVEEIRDRIVENNKQTHWVPKEVKEGRFHNWLSDARDWAVSRNRFWGTPIPIWANDDLSEVVCIGSVDELAELSGVRVEDLHRETVDQITIPSQKTPGGVLRRVDEVFDCWFESGSMPYAQSHYPFENKEGWEKGFPADFIAEGLDQTRGWFYTLMVLSTALFDKPAFKNNIVNGMVLASDGQKMSKRKKNYPDPNIVISKYGADALRMYLVNSPVVRAESLKFKEEGVLGVVKEVFLPLYNAFRFFLQNIERWELEGSSKFVPDLDKVRQTANPTDIWIQAETQGLIKFVHEEMGAYRLYTVMPALVSFGTQLTNWYVRLNRDRLKGAEGEGQEADIEAETGLQVLYDVLLNVSMIMAPFTPFITEFFYQHLRKFQPSYLDATNGGGTSNPPMPGKSDSVHFLRLPTYDETRLNKQVVEAMEALQSVVEQGRNAREKRNINLRTPIKTIVAILRNPADYVVAGITGPLKRYILSELNVWDFKVVPAEEEHDWVTLALTPDFKVLGKKLGSKMKAVSAAVKGLSHEQAVKCLEDGKLEIERVALDTATELVSKLTFSREGEHWEATEKPDGSLVVAIDCTQDEAILSAGRSRELMNAIQQLRKNAGLDLKDVVETFFREEEGVTLVEETVARNVPLFEAKFKGAVPLPYRFVPKWAVVLKNETVDVGGTKVDVFIFRPAVAVKESLGPSVESVLSTLEPSSLPKGGKFSFSLDGVSTTLTEGTDFWLSTTDKVRYTKVLAWLKVS, from the exons ATGTCGGCACTTCCTCCCAATCTCGACTTTGCGGCGACCGAGGTCGAAATTTGCGCAAAATGGAAACAGGAAAGCACGTTTCAAACCCAGGACAAGCTCAGTTTGGACCGCGGTGATGAG GAATTTACGTTTTACGACGGACCTCCGTTCGCCACGGGTCTACCCCATTACGGCCACATTCTGGCCGGTACCATCAAAGACACGGTCACGCGGTACGCCGCCATGTCGGGCAAGCACGTTTCCCGCCGGGCCGGATGGGACTGTCACGGACTGCCCGTCGAGTACGAGATTGACCAAAAACTCAACATTACCCACCGCGAtcaagttttggaaatggGCATTGACAAGTACAACGCCACGTGCCGATCAATCGTCACGCGATACACGGCGGAATGGGAAAGTACCGTCACCCGACTCGGTCGCTGGAttgatttcgaaaacgattACAAGACCATGGATCCGTCCTTTATGGAAAGCGTTTGGTGGGTCTTTCGCCAATTGTTCGATAAGAATCTCGTTTACCAAGGGTACAAGGTCATGCCCTACTCAACGGCCTGTACAACCCCGCTCAGTAACTTTGAAGCTGGTTTGAACTACAAGGACGTCAAAGATCCGGCCGTGGTGGTGAGCTTCCCCATACTGGGCGAACCACAGGAAGTCTCCTTCGTCGCGTGGACCACCACCCCCTGGACCTTGCCGTCCAACTTGGCGCTCTGCGTCAACCCCGCCATGGAATACGTACAAATCCTCGACAAGGCGACCAACCACAGCTTTATTCTCGCCAAAAGTAGACTGGCGCAACTGTACCCCATCAtgaacaacaagaaaaagtggaagcCCGAAAAAGCCGCCGAGTTGTACGAACTCCAAGCGACAATGCCGGGTACGGCGCTGGTCGGGAAACGCTACCAGCCgctttttgactttttccAGGGAGAGCCGGGATCGGAAAACTACTGGCAGGTCGTGTCGGACTCCTACGTGACGGACGATGCCGGTACCGGCGTGGTCCACCAGGCACCGGCCTTTGGAGAAGACGATTACCGTGTCTGTCTCGCCCACGGCATTATCGCCAAGGGAGGCGAAGTTCCCTGCCCGGTCGATGCCGACGGCAACTTTGTCGATCTGATTGCACCCGTCAAGGGCATGCACGTCAAGGCTGCCGACGAGATTCTTATTCAGCTCGTCAAGGACAGTGGCCGTCTGGTACAGAAGGATGTCTTGCTGCATTCGTATCCCTTTTGTTGGCGTTCGGATACCCCCTTGATCTACAAGGCGGTACCCTCGTGGTTCGTCAAGGTGGAAGAGATCCGCGACCGCATCGTGGAGAACAACAAGCAAACACACTGGGTGCCCAAAGAGGTTAAGGAAGGACGTTTCCACAACTGGTTGTCCGACGCCCGTGATTGGGCCGTGTCGCGGAATCGGTTCTGGGGAACACCCATACCTATTTGGGCCAACGACGACCTCTCCGAAGTAGTTTGTATTGGCAGTGTTGATGAGTTGGCGGAACTATCCGGTGTTCGGGTGGAAGATCTCCACCGCGAAACGGTGGATCAGATCACCATCCCGTCCCAGAAGACCCCGGGCGGCGTCCTGCGTCGCGTCGACGAGGTGTTTGATTGCTGGTTCGAATCGGGATCCATGCCGTACGCACAGAGCCACTACCCATTCGAAAATAAGGAGGGATGGGAAAAGGGGTTTCCTGCGGATTTCATTGCGGAAGGCTTGGATCAAACGCGAGGTTGGTTCTACACATTGATGGTCTTGTCCACGGCTTTGTTCGACAAGCCCGCGTTCAAAAACAATATCGTTAATGGTATGGTGTTGGCATCCGACGGCCAGAAAATGTCCAAGCGCAAAAAGAACTATCCCGACCCGAACATTGTAATCAGCAAATACGGTGCGGATGCCCTCCGTATGTATCTGGTCAACTCCCCTGTGGTACGTGCTGAGTCGCTCAAGTTCAAGGAAGAAGGCGTCCTGGGAGTCGTCAAGGAGGTCTTTCTTCCGCTCTACAATGCCTTCCGCTTCTTTTTACAAAATATTGAACGGTGGGAACTTGAAGGCAGCAGCAAATTCGTGCCCGATCTTGACAAGGTTCGCCAGACGGCGAACCCCACCGATATTTGGATTCAGGCCGAGACTCAGGGTCTTATTAAATTCGTTCACGAAGAAATGGGCGCGTACCGACTGTACACCGTCATGCCCGCTCTGGTATCGTTTGGCACACAGTTAACTAACTGGTACGTGCGTTTGAATCGGGATCGTCTCAAAGGAGCCGAAGGAGAAGGTCAGGAAGCCGATATCGAGGCTGAAACTGGTCTGCAGGTCCTCTACGATGTACTTCTGAACGTGTCCATGATTATGGCTCCTTTCACCCCGTTTATTACCGAGTTCTTTTATCAACATTTGAGAAAATTCCAGCCTTCCTATCTAGACGCTACCAACGGAGGGGGCACCTCGAATCCGCCGATGCCTGGAAAGAGTGACTCGGTCCACTTCTTGCGACTTCCTACTTATGATGAAACTCGGTTGAACAAACAGGTCGTGGAAGCCATGGAAGCTTTGCAGAGTGTGGTAGAACAAGGGAGAAACGCTCGGGAAAAACGGAACATTAATCTACGCACCCCCATTAAAACTATTGTTGCCATTCTTCGGAATCCAGCAGATTACGTTGTTGCTGGCATCACTGGCCCGCTAAAGCGATACATCTTAAGCGAACTTAACGTCTGGGATTTCAAGGTTGTCCCGGCAGAGGAAGAACATGATTGGGTGACTCTAGCTTTAACACCTGATTTCAAAGTTCTCGGCAAAAAGCTTGGTAGCAAGATGAAAGCTGTGTCTGCAGCGGTCAAGGGCTTGTCACATGAACAAGCTGTAAAATGCCTCGAAGACGGAAAACTCGAGATTGAAAGAGTCGCATTGGATACTGCAACAGAACTCGTTTCAAAACTCACATTTTCTCGCGAGGGAGAACATTGGGAAGCCACGGAAAAGCCGGACGGATCTTTGGTGGTTGCGATCGACTGCACACAGGATGAAGCAATTTTGTCGGCGGGAAGGTCGCGGGAGCTGATGAATGCTATTCAGCAGCTTCGAAAGAATGCCGGCCTCGATCTCAAGGATGTTGTTGAGACTTTCtttcgtgaagaggaaggTGTGACACTCGTGGAAGAAACGGTAGCTCGTAACGTTCCACTTTTCGAAGCAAAATTCAAAGGTGCCGTTCCTCTGCCTTACCGTTTTGTGCCCAAGTGGGCGGTGGTCTTAAAGAACGAGACAGTGGACGTGGGAGGGACGAAAGTTGATGTGTTTATTTTCAGACCGGCAGTAGCTGTTAAGGAATCTCTGGGTCCTTCAGTTGAGAGCGTGCTCTCAACACTGGAGCCCTCTAGTCTGCCGAAAGGTGGAAAGTTTAGCTTTTCCCTCGACGGAGTCTCAACAACGTTGACCGAAGGAACTGACTTCTGGCTGTCTACAACGGATAAGGTCCGATATACCAAAGTCTTGGCTTGGTTGAAAGTATCATAG